The proteins below come from a single Dinghuibacter silviterrae genomic window:
- a CDS encoding TIR domain-containing protein, which produces MELEDVFNEAAFPKNTFIEIKEYPYIKSAIRAKGKHITISGPSGSGKTTIISRLLLDEGIESRDTLWINAREHASANSYAELFSTVLKTDPDFDVINDYLKMVRFIIIDDFHFLTANTRSEIAKNLKLLHEKDIRFILIGISSSAEELVGIDAELGIRNDPFQLKTQSEEFVVKLIKLGTKLLNVEFDNETIVQIITASNCVPSIVHVICRMSLLSKNMTNTQADLTKLSITLKDLKDDILRIFDSKYFNKIVALTKGKQQARSVHNTYFDIVATIASETRSEISTEFLYDKIVRPIPDAKERGKKATSFYNCLNNLDEIIAINNIDDLLHYNKTGKSISIEDPSLRFYFNLLDFNKVREKVHVRTPGFTYDVAISFAGEDRDYAKSLKVAFRERGLEVFYDFDQQAQLWGKDLNKALTDTYRNDALFMVIIVSKSYPEKDWTNFEFANGKDAEKIRPLEYLLPIRIDDTHIVGLKETIGFIDSRKQSIIEIADILAEKVDQVA; this is translated from the coding sequence ATGGAATTGGAAGATGTCTTTAATGAGGCTGCATTTCCCAAAAATACATTTATTGAAATTAAAGAGTACCCTTACATAAAGTCGGCGATCAGAGCAAAAGGGAAGCATATCACAATTTCAGGCCCTTCTGGAAGTGGAAAAACCACGATAATTAGCAGACTTCTTCTGGATGAAGGAATTGAATCTCGTGATACACTTTGGATAAATGCCCGTGAACATGCTAGTGCTAATAGCTACGCTGAACTATTTTCAACAGTACTAAAGACTGATCCGGATTTCGATGTAATAAACGACTATTTGAAGATGGTCAGATTCATTATCATCGATGACTTCCACTTTTTGACAGCCAATACTCGATCTGAGATTGCAAAAAATCTTAAACTACTTCATGAAAAAGACATTAGATTTATACTTATTGGAATATCTAGTTCGGCCGAAGAATTGGTAGGTATTGATGCTGAATTAGGAATTAGAAACGATCCATTTCAGCTCAAAACCCAATCCGAAGAGTTTGTCGTCAAACTAATCAAACTAGGGACAAAATTGCTCAACGTAGAGTTCGACAATGAAACAATAGTACAGATTATTACAGCTTCAAATTGTGTTCCTTCAATCGTACATGTCATTTGTCGAATGTCATTACTGTCAAAAAACATGACAAACACTCAAGCCGACTTGACCAAATTGTCAATTACATTGAAAGATCTTAAAGATGATATATTGAGGATCTTTGACTCTAAATACTTCAATAAAATAGTCGCGCTCACAAAAGGTAAACAACAAGCCAGATCAGTTCACAACACTTACTTTGACATAGTTGCCACCATTGCATCTGAGACTAGATCGGAAATATCAACAGAATTTCTATACGACAAAATTGTCCGCCCAATACCTGATGCAAAAGAAAGGGGGAAAAAAGCCACTTCCTTCTATAATTGCCTAAATAATTTAGATGAAATCATTGCTATTAATAACATTGATGATTTGTTGCATTACAATAAAACCGGGAAATCAATATCAATAGAAGATCCATCACTTAGATTCTACTTCAATTTATTAGATTTTAACAAGGTGCGAGAAAAAGTCCACGTCAGAACACCAGGATTTACTTATGACGTTGCCATTTCATTTGCCGGAGAGGATAGGGATTATGCGAAATCATTAAAAGTAGCATTTAGGGAAAGAGGCCTTGAAGTCTTTTATGATTTTGACCAACAAGCGCAACTGTGGGGCAAAGATTTAAATAAAGCCTTAACAGATACTTATAGAAACGATGCACTCTTTATGGTGATTATAGTTTCTAAAAGTTATCCGGAAAAAGATTGGACAAATTTTGAATTCGCTAATGGTAAGGACGCTGAAAAAATTCGTCCGCTGGAGTACCTTTTACCTATTAGAATTGATG